A DNA window from Plasmodium brasilianum strain Bolivian I chromosome 12, whole genome shotgun sequence contains the following coding sequences:
- a CDS encoding aminodeoxychorismate lyase, protein MAILVKNYEPSLVDISVKDFIKLGIHGVYTTMKTVISYEYIFNFTLHMKNLQKYSTNFLKLQENEENKECISHILKSLTLENIHKSSSKNIKRGFEFLNSLNDDIKKKYFSENSNYMVMITIIWDTCNNETVSLKEPFSILCYIKCLPKYNSYVQIDIMCGKRKMPNIKYSDVFEVRDKLLKLKSEDSHEVVLYNENDEITEGLTCNFFCFYNDTLYTAQDDLVLKGTVREQIISLCERDGIKLKKDSINIRDIELFEFCFICSTTRNILPIKKIILFSKNMKTFEKNIDHPILIKLQEKIMEEIENKKEKYDTNYDNRIELCKFYMKESLKLSLIISDIRANVKEIIQKENKTNINQKIKLEELFSDYNNKDKYFNFFSSLYIFYTLYISYYLYVNLEEQTDFSDEQLNFYYYLKFFMIKINEIKIYINKDDIIYPDTFTEIRIHKDFNELVNEFIINRNPSYGKTWEDNIKKDCNSNSPFPKWIFGLQKYLFNKNRNGSNVEEETTAFLAEKRDDEENNDNDNNNSNNNNFIGSKSYSCIPHSSHYKEKEDLSSCREDKKQNKSINDIKSKDHNTKFNYDIVNNIPSNYVDVNILSLFYHENYEKSVTHVNYKKFFMVMNCHQFLKLLDDLMFFLNKLGDLFKINTLKEKMEITKFLRFINNFTKNHIAGTMDLFKYELIYKYYGKQQYLYVNKAKIDCMFIPCKKFLHDKMQKYMDLKKSGKKCIFSNENTSKNSSVFLNAFNNEFYNYMYDNEYLYDIPVVLYFNPNGAYYELNACYSGTLNFYLVNNINVFVYNYRGYSKSSGYPNLNKNNLDALKIAEFLLSKKVKHLGLHGTSIGGPLCSYVSYHLCNFNKTKNNTEFMDKLFKNENHIKITYKQINKTVRLMSRKKDKILNILLIPVKYVILLLQFIILFKLKIYNFRMKKKINSYNAQRRELRNSNDHLEKPWISFVCIDKSFYNIEEVAKYMVGEYAYNVLQFTSYKLDITKYYMNSNVPKIVIYDNEDEIIHYMSMVITGVSKEISKLYKNSKLYMNLQKGEFNSGEHNKWSDENMDDLYPLVMNNDKCYKDNTMKKWNIVVKLLRDNITDKGSDYDYTCDEMSSENKKSVVISKEKPIFIDTLIIDEYIDSSWFDNKLNNIDFRLFLQSWKVLNDCILFLNKSSTTNNSFISIGLETYKSIMSLYNSKENELEKETHNAIYCIYNDNMSFMNNFKKANSNYDDFIMIGCTNSDEVFKKANIYDMLKENEEFKLEMEKLNKVLRDIYMSKRKEVQKVHFTYSGFFLKDDYLYDYINTESRNNKDQPAFNIEDIDIINFLNQFSDSISKMVNALNYNLNACGQLFKELNKIPENEKVSFLKSFISRMKVFGSYPSQCFVSSNKKEFCNSFYQIPIILSNYCEDDVLNNMGDVNDDMSVSSKQKEEIYESLNSDTDTEDNEIILIHSHKEKRRSKNKRKPTKDDFEMVNNSIYDCNTSTPYITIKKSLLLHDLIICLNYFKNDNGLKEFLIFYKLDESTYILDIKQLILLLKTNSDNTSGGICFKSNNFLDIFSNDMGIDTNNVHFPGELEKYVSWMRLNNRMSICKIYLSLKNEINKMKNYAENLISEYRTINQNTNIHFTIFLIYRILIFKKILTHTYIIYTFMQRLNNSLDINLNKNEKDQNIDLKSLEPISSFNIYYKDSYKIYAPKVLGCPLMVNCGHNGTLNKEDLNFFNICLNFFLKQNT, encoded by the exons atggcaaTTTTAGTAAAGAATTATGAACCATCTTTAGTTGATATATCAGTCAAggattttataaaattaggaATCCATGGGGTTTACACGACCATGAAGACAGTGATATCTTAtgagtatatttttaacttcacattacatatgaaaaatttgCAAAAGTATTCTACAAACTTTCTGAAATTGCAAGAAAATGAGGAAAACAAAGAGTGCATATCTCATATTTTAAAGAGTTTAACATTAGAGAACATACATAAAAGtagtagtaaaaatattaaaagaggTTTTGAATTCTTAAATTCTTTAAATGatgacataaaaaaaaagtatttcagtgaaaattcaaattatatGGTAATGATTACTATAATTTGGGACACATGTAATAATGAGACTGTTTCCTTAAAAGAacctttttctattttatgttatataaaatgtttacCAAAGTATAATAGCTATGTGCAAATTGATATAATGTGtggtaaaagaaaaatgccaaatataaaatattccgATGTATTTGAAGTACgagataaattattaaaactgAAAAGTGAAGACAGTCATGAAGtagttttatataatgaaaacgATGAAATAACGGAAGGATTAAcctgtaattttttttgtttttataatgaCACACTGTACACAGCACAGGACGATTTAGTTCTTAAAGGTACCGTACGAGAACAAATAATTAGTTTATGCGAACGAGATggcataaaattaaaaaaagattcTATTAATATACGAGATATTGAACTTTTTGAATTCTGCTTTATATGTTCCACAACTAGAAACATTTTgcctattaaaaaaataatacttttttctaaaaatatgaaaacatttgaaaaaaatatagatcacccaattttaattaagttacaagaaaaaataatggaagaaatagaaaacaaaaaagaaaaatatgat ACGAATTATGATAATAGAATAGAActatgtaaattttatatgaaagAGTCTCTGAAACTGTCCCTTATAATAAGTGACATTCGAGCAAATGTTAAGGAAATAATTcagaaagaaaataaaacaaatattaatcaaaaaattaagttagaAGAGTTGTTTTCAGATTATAACAATAAGGATAAATATTTCAACTTTTTCAgtagtttatatatattttatacattatatattagttATTATCTATATGTTAATTTGGAAGAACAAACAGATTTTAGTGATGaacaattaaatttttattattatttaaagttttttatgatcaaaataaatgaaataaaaatatatattaataaggaTGATATAATATACCCAGATACATTTACGGAAATAAGAATACACAAGGATTTCAATGAGCTAGTAAATGAATTCATAATAAATAGAAACCCTTCATACGGAAAAACGTGGGAagataacataaaaaaggatTGTAACTCAAATTCACCATTTCCAAAATGGATATTCGGTCTTCAAAAGTATCTATTTAATAAGAACAGAAATGGGTCTAACGTTGAGGAGGAAACAACGGCATTTCTAGCCGAAAAGAGGGAcgatgaagaaaataatgacaatgataataacaatagtaataataataatttcatagGAAGCAAATCATACAGTTGTATACCTCACAGCAGTCACTACAAAGAAAAGGAAGACCTTAGTAGTTGCCGTGAAGATAAAAAACAGAATAAATCTATTAAcgatataaaaagtaaagatCACAATACGAAATTTAATTACGATATTGTTAATAACATCCCTTCTAATTACGTTGacgtaaatattttaagtttattttatcatgaaaattatgaaaagtcTGTAACTCatgttaattataaaaaattttttatggttATGAACTGCCATCAATTTTTGAAACTATTAGATGATCTGATGTTCTTTCTGAATAAATTAGGtgatctttttaaaattaatactttaaaagaaaaaatggaaataactaaatttttacgttttattaataattttacaaaaaatcaCATAGCAGGAACAATggatttatttaaatatgaattaatatataaatattacggAAAGCAAcagtatttatatgttaataagGCGAAAATAGATTGTATGTTTATACCATGTAAGAAATTTTTGCATGATAAAATGCAGAAATATAtggatttaaaaaaatctgGAAAAAAGTGTATATTTAGTAATGAGAATACCTCAAAAAATAGTAGTGTCTTTTTGAATGCTTTTaataatgaattttataattatatgtatgataatgaatatttatacgATATACCAgtagtattatattttaacccAAATGGGGCATATTATGAATTAAATGCTTGTTATTCTGGAactcttaatttttatttagtaaataatattaatgttttCGTATATAATTATCGAGGGTATAGTAAATCAAGTGGATATCCAAATcttaataagaataatttagatgctttaaaaattgctgaatttcttttatcaaaaaaagtaaaacattTAGGGTTACATGGAACATCCATAGGGGGTCCCTTATGCTCATATGTGTCTTatcatttatgtaattttaataaaacaaaaaataatacagaaTTCATGGATAAATTGTTTAAGAACGAAAAtcacataaaaataacatacaaacaaataaataaaacagtaAGATTAATgagtagaaaaaaagataaaattttaaatattttgttaataccTGTCAAGTATGTTATATTGTTGTTAcagtttattatattatttaaattaaaaatatataatttcaggatgaaaaaaaaaattaactcaTATAATGCTCAAAGGAGAGAACTACGAAACAGTAATGATCATTTAGAAAAACCATGGATATCCTTTGTATGTATTGATAAATCCTTTTACAATATTGAGGAAGTAGCAAAATATATGGTAGGGGAATATGCTTACAACGTTTTACAGTTTACATCTTATAAATTggatataacaaaatattatatgaattcgAACGTACCtaaaattgtaatttatGATAATGAGGACGaaataattcattatatGTCAATGGTAATTACAGGAGTGTCCAAGGAAAtatcaaaattatataaaaatagtaaactTTATATGAATTTACAAAAGGGAGAATTTAACAGTGGTGAGCACAATAAATGGAGTGATGAAAATATGGATGATTTGTATCCCCTAGTAATGAATAATGACAAATGTTATAAAGATAATACTATGAAAAAGTGGAATATAGTGGTTAAGTTGTTACGCGATAATATAACTGATAAAGGGAGTGATTATGATTATACGTGTGACGAGATGAGcagtgaaaataaaaaaagtgtagttatttcaaaagaaaaacctatttttattgataCTTTAATTATAGATGAATATATAGACAGCTCATGGTttgataataaattaaataatatcgATTTTAGATTATTTTTGCAAAGTTGGAAAGTATTAAATGAttgcattttatttcttaataaatcGTCTACAacaaataattcatttatttcaatAGGCTTAGAAACGTACAAATCTATCATGTCCTTATACAATTCTAAGGAAAATGAATTAGAAAAAGAGACTCATAATGCAATCtattgtatttataatgataatatgagttttatgaataattttaaaaaggcaAATTCTAATTATGATGACTTTATAATGATAGGATGTACTAACAGTGAtgaagtttttaaaaaagcaaatatatatgatatgtTAAAAGAGAATGAAGAATTTAAACTTGAAATGGAAAAGTTAAATAAAGTGTTaagagatatatatatgtctaaaagaaaagaagtaCAAAAAGTTCATTTTACGTATAGTGGATTTTTCTTAAAAGATGATTATTTATAcgattatataaatacagaGAGCAGGAATAATAAAGATCAGCCTGCTTTTAACATAGAAGATATAgacataataaattttctaaatCAATTTAGTGATTCTATAAGTAAAATGGTGAATGCATTGAATTATAATTTGAATGCATGTGGACAACTGTTTAAAGAATTGAATAAAATTCCTGAAAACGAGAAAGTGAGTTTTTTAAAGTCATTTATATCCCGAATGAAGGTTTTCGGTTCTTACCCATCTCAATGTTTTGTTTCATCAAATAAGAAGGAATTTTGTAATTCGTTTTATCAAATTCCTATTATTTTATCGAATTATTGTGAAGATGATGTGTTAAATAATATGGGTGATGTGAACGATGATATGTCCGTTTCAAGTAAGCAGAAAGAGGAAATATATGAAAGCTTAAATTCAGACACGGATACTGAggataatgaaattattttaatacatagtcataaggaaaaaagaagaagtaaaaataaaagaaaaccAACAAAAGATGATTTTGAAATGGTTAACAATTCTATATATGATTGCAACACTTCAACTCCgtatataacaataaagaAGTCTCTATTATTACATGATCTAATTATTtgtttgaattattttaagaatGATAATGGTTTGAAAgaatttcttatattttataaactaGATGAGAGCACTTATATACTAGATATTAAACAGCTGatattacttttaaaaacaaatagtGATAATACGAGTGGTGGTATATGCTTTAAatctaataattttcttgATATATTCTCAAACGATATGGGAATAGACACAAATAATGTACATTTTCCAGGTGAGTTAGAAAAGTATGTAAGTTGGATGCGATTAAACAACAGAATGAgcatttgtaaaatatatctttctttaaagaatgaaataaataaaatgaaaaattatgcagaaaatttaatttctGAATATAGAACTATTAAtcaaaatacaaatattcacttcactatttttttgatttatcgtatattaatatttaagaaaatacTAACGCAcacttatattatttatacatttatgcaaCGACTGAATAATTCAttagatataaatttaaataaaaatgaaaaagaccAAAACATAGACTTAAAATCCTTAGAGCCTATTTCGtcctttaatatttattataaggactcttacaaaatatatgcacccaa AGTTTTGGGTTGTCCGTTGATGGTAAACTGTGGACATAATGGTACTTTAAATAAGGAGGATCTAAACTTTTTCAACATttgcttaaatttttttttaaagcaaaatacctaa
- a CDS encoding cysteine proteinase, with the protein MVKDIKKSGISLTSSGLKAINKKQIYLKRNERRIFKICTYAFMTFILCCAVILYFTIFTNNENKNNSTQENGGILNNEEIDTLREILKKYKEQNKKDIKDDETVNMENKKKGKKNDDDDNNKNNMEKNKSQDHAELMEKYKRLVNDKSKENREELAKMLHGLLKNSLEEKKIQERKQNSNENDENVTPKNAYHHFSDEHNNNRNSTNNNEKNVEVNEQVDSTYDNLKYASQFNSYMKEYNKKYKDINEQMEKYENFKRNYISIETYNKMENILYKKKLNQFSDYSKKDFENYFKKLLPIPNHLKEKYVVPFKSTRKKEDQNNKVEKSKSIFGDLPDNLDYREKGIVHEPKDQMLCGSCWAFASVGNVECIYAKNNNNTILTLSEQEIVDCSKLNFGCDGGHPFYSFIYGVENGICLNEDYKYRAIDNLFCLSYRCKNKVALTSVGGVMENELIRALNEVGPVSVNVGVTDEFAFYFEGIFNGSCTEELNHSVLLIGYGQVERASVFAKENSNSSSNSLQKKGTSSHNSDDEMLYYWIIKNSWGTKWGENGFMRISRNKEGDNVFCGIGVEVFYPIL; encoded by the coding sequence atggtaaaggatataaaaaagagtGGCATTAGCTTGACCTCATCTGGTTTAAAAgctattaataaaaaacaaatatatttaaaaaggaatgaaagaagaattttcaaaatatgtacatatgcatttATGACGTTTATTCTGTGTTGTGCAGTAATTTTATACTTCACTATCTTTACGAATAAtgagaacaaaaataattctacGCAGGAAAATGGTGGAATTTTAAACAATGAAGAAATAGATACTCTAAGAGAGATTTTAAAGAAGTATaaggaacaaaataaaaaggatataaaaGACGATGAAACAGTTAacatggaaaataaaaaaaagggaaaaaaaaatgatgatgatgataataataaaaataacatggaaaaaaataaaagccaAGATCATGCTGAACTGATGGAAAAGTATAAACGCCTTGTTAATGATAAGAGTAAGGAAAATAGAGAGGAACTAGCCAAAATGTTACATggattattaaaaaatagtttagaagaaaaaaagattcaagaaaggaaacaaaatagtaatgaaaatgatgaaaatgtgACACCAAAAAATGCATACCATCATTTTAGTGatgaacataataataataggaatagtacaaataataatgagaaaaatgTAGAAGTTAATGAACAAGTTGATAGTACATATGATAACCTAAAATATGCATCCCAATTTAATTCTTATATGAAAGAGTACAATAAGAAGTACAAAGATATAAATGAACAGATggaaaaatacgaaaattttaaaagaaattatataagtattgaaacatataataaaatggaaaatattttatataaaaagaagctAAATCAGTTCAGTGACTATTCCAAAAAAGATTtcgaaaattattttaaaaaattattgccTATACCAAATCatttgaaagaaaaatacgTAGTCCCATTTAAGAGCAcacgaaaaaaagaagatcaAAACAATAAAGTAGAAAAGAGTAAAAGCATTTTTGGCGATCTACCAGATAATCTAGATTATAGAGAAAAGGGTATAGTACATGAACCGAAAGATCAAATGTTATGTGGATCATGTTGGGCCTTTGCTAGTGTAGGTAATGTTGAATGTATTTATgcaaaaaacaataataacacaATTTTAACTTTAAGTGAACAAGAGATAGTAGATTGTtctaaattaaattttggaTGTGATGGAGGACatcctttttattcttttatttatggaGTTGAAAATGGAATATGTTTAAATGAAGATTATAAATATAGGGCAATCGATAATTTGTTTTGTCTAAGTTATAGatgcaaaaataaagtaGCTTTAACATCCGTTGGCGGTGTAATggaaaatgaattaatacGTGCTCTTAACGAAGTGGGACCTGTGTCTGTTAATGTCGGTGTAACAGATGAATTCGCTTTTTATTTCGAGGGTATTTTTAATGGTTCGTGTACAGAGGAATTGAATCATTCCGTTCTCCTAATTGGATATGGACAAGTGGAAAGGGCTAGCGTATTTGCAAAAGAAAACAGTAACAGTAGTAGTAACagtttacaaaaaaaaggaacaagtTCTCACAATTCGGATGATGAAATGTTGTACTACtggattataaaaaattcatgGGGTACTAAATGGGGTGAGAATGGATTTATGAGGATTAGCAGAAATAAGGAAGGAGACAATGTATTTTGTGGAATAGGTGTTGAAGTTTTTTATCCTATTTTGTAA